In the genome of Crassostrea angulata isolate pt1a10 chromosome 6, ASM2561291v2, whole genome shotgun sequence, the window ATAGAAAATTCTATTAACTATgtgtttttgatattttcagTTATACCAGAAACcacgacaacaacaacaacgaccACAACAACCCCTTCAACAACTTCTACAACGCCTACAACTACGACAACACCTACAACAACGACAACACCTACAACTACGACAACACCTACAACTACGACAACGCCCACAACTACGACAACACCTACAACTACGACAACACCTACAACAACGACAACACCTACAACTACGACAACACCTACAACAACGACAACACCTACAACTACGACAACACCTACAACAACGACAACACCTACAACTACGACAACACCTACAACTACGACAACGCCTACAACTACAACGCCTACAACTACGCCTACAACTACGACAACACCTACAACTACGACAACACCTACAACTACGACAACGCCTACAACTACAACGCCTACAACAACGCCTACAACTACAACAACGCCTACAACTACGACAACGCCTACAACAACTACGACAACACCTACGACTACGACAATAtctacaactacaacaacacCTACAACAACAACTACGCCGACAACTACCACAACgcctacaacaacaacaacgccTACAACTACCACTAAgcctacaacaacaacaacaacgcctacaacaacaacaacaacgccTTCGACTACGACAACGCCGACAACTACTACAACCCCGACACCAACTACAACGCCGACAACTTCCACAACGCCTACAACTACCACAACACCAACGACTACTACGAGTCCAAAACCTACAACAACTTCATTTCTACAATTTGTAAGACAAGGTAACTTCAGTGCATTTAatagttttttgttattttttgccTGTTCGGTTTTACTCTATTAAGATTGACTGGTAATTATTCACATGTTTATCCCTCTTTTGAACTAGCGTGTTCTGGAGACAAAAACGACATTATGATAGCCATCGACTCATCCAGCAATGTGAGGAACTTTGAATTTGATTTACAGTTGAAGTTCGTAGctgatttatcaaaaaatatgaaCTTTATGAAAAACACTACACAGATCGGTGCAATCTTCTATAGTAATGCCGTGAGTAGCATTATTGGTCTGTCTGaatcaaaagtaaaacacaGCCTAGAGACTCGATTAAAACACGTCAAGAGAACACACGGTAGAGGAAGAGTAGACGAGGCGATCCGATACATAAGGACAAAGGGGTTCCGAAGAAGTGTAATAAGAAAAGATGCTACTCAGATAGGAATTATCATTACCGCCAGTCCTGGAACATACATTCGAAAATCCAAGCGACAAGCCACTAAAGCTAGGGAGACTGGAATTATTTTGATCGCCGTTGGAATTGGTGATATAAACACTGAAGAATTGAATGCAATTTCTGGAACCATGGATGGAAGTTTACAATATCACTTTCCATCTGCTAGATTTTTGTCTGCAAATCTAGCAAACATTGCCTATAATGTGTGCGAAAGTATGTAAGATATATCTGTTTATCAATATGCATCAATCTACAAGTACATAAGAATGTCAAAATACAAAAGATTCATACATTGTAATTTCGTTTTCAGTTGACAGGAACGCCGTGACTGCTGTCTCTGATAAAGGTATTCGATAATTATACATAAATACAATGGTAGTTTATTACTAGTAGGTAGCTGTATTGTTAAAAAGACcacaattttaatatatatttcgtATATTGCAGCCTGCGGGTCACG includes:
- the LOC128189716 gene encoding collagen alpha-1(XII) chain-like isoform X1, which gives rise to MEPLVTVIFLLVVFPFTTCQDVLLKENEYFCGNKPADIYILLDSSNSIWGPNFRTQINFVRNVTTMFDIGTNTTRVGVLTYNTDVVEEIGLEDFSNKGDLLTAISNIRQRGGYNTHTFEAIRFMRRRMLRNTADKRDNAAKIGIIVTDGQSSNVLLTVWEAAKTKRKGIRLFAIGIGGNTNSRELQGIASKPESDHVFEINNFDALESIRQILAVRTCEVIPETTTTTTTTTTTPSTTSTTPTTTTTPTTTTTPTTTTTPTTTTTPTTTTTPTTTTTPTTTTTPTTTTTPTTTTTPTTTTTPTTTTTPTTTTTPTTTTTPTTTTPTTTPTTTTTPTTTTTPTTTTTPTTTTPTTTPTTTTTPTTTTTPTTTTTTPTTTTISTTTTTPTTTTTPTTTTTPTTTTTPTTTTKPTTTTTTPTTTTTTPSTTTTPTTTTTPTPTTTPTTSTTPTTTTTPTTTTSPKPTTTSFLQFVRQACSGDKNDIMIAIDSSSNVRNFEFDLQLKFVADLSKNMNFMKNTTQIGAIFYSNAVSSIIGLSESKVKHSLETRLKHVKRTHGRGRVDEAIRYIRTKGFRRSVIRKDATQIGIIITASPGTYIRKSKRQATKARETGIILIAVGIGDINTEELNAISGTMDGSLQYHFPSARFLSANLANIAYNVCEIDRNAVTAVSDKACGSRQEADFMFMLDGVNAGKTNTRKTLAFIQDLLKDVDVSPRKVRVGVMSTEPKCVNEFTGFDLNTYKRNKKLNRALEKFKGVDVAAVVKKLRQNMIARAKGGRKGAKKIAILFIDEGLEDPVKAFLEAERASIQGIEVYIVKIGKGLLQENEKVEQMVNDEGFKHQSFTENNIYHISNYDELPDIKREIWYNICDGKLNY
- the LOC128189716 gene encoding collagen alpha-1(XII) chain-like isoform X2; translation: MEPLVTVIFLLVVFPFTTCQDVLLKENEYFCGNKPADIYILLDSSNSIWGPNFRTQINFVRNVTTMFDIGTNTTRVGVLTYNTDVVEEIGLEDFSNKGDLLTAISNIRQRGGYNTHTFEAIRFMRRRMLRNTADKRDNAAKIGIIVTDGQSSNVLLTVWEAAKTKRKGIRLFAIGIGGNTNSRELQGIASKPESDHVFEINNFDALESIRQILAVRTCEVIPETTTTTTTTTTTPSTTSTTPTTTTTPTTTTTPTTTTTPTTTTTPTTTTTPTTTTTPTTTTTPTTTTTPTTTTTPTTTTTPTTTTTPTTTTTPTTTTTPTTTTPTTTPTTTTTPTTTTTPTTTTTPTTTTPTTTPTTTTTPTTTTTPTTTTTTPTTTTISTTTTTPTTTTTPTTTTTPTTTTTPTTTTKPTTTTTTPTTTTTTPSTTTTPTTTTTPTPTTTPTTSTTPTTTTTPTTTTSPKPTTTSFLQFVRQACSGDKNDIMIAIDSSSNVRNFEFDLQLKFVADLSKNMNFMKNTTQIGAIFYSNAVSSIIGLSESKVKHSLETRLKHVKRTHGRGRVDEAIRYIRTKGFRRSVIRKDATQIGIIITASPGTYIRKSKRQATKARETGIILIAVGIGDINTEELNAISGTMDGSLQYHFPSARFLSANLANIAYNVCEIDRNAVTAVSDKACGSRQEADFMFMLDGVNAGKTNTRKTLAFIQDLLKDVDVSPRKVRVGVMSTEPKCVNEFTGFDLNTYKRNKKLNRALEKFKGVDVAAVVKKLRQNMIARAKGGRKGAKKIAILFIDEGLEDPVKAFLEAERASIQGIEVYIVKIGKGLLQENEKVEQMVNDEGFKHQSFTENNIYHISNYDELPDIKREIWYNICDEL